Proteins co-encoded in one Arachis hypogaea cultivar Tifrunner chromosome 13, arahy.Tifrunner.gnm2.J5K5, whole genome shotgun sequence genomic window:
- the LOC112792644 gene encoding serine hydroxymethyltransferase 4 translates to MDPVNVWGNTPLATVDPEIYDLIEKEKHRQSHGIELIASENFTSFAVIEALGSALTNKYSEGLPGNRYYGGNEYIDEIENLCRSRALQAFHLDPQSWGVNVQPYSGSPANFAAYTAVLQPHDRIMGLDLPSGGHLTHGYYTSGGKKISATSIYFESLPYKVNNTTGYIDYDRLEEKALDFRPKLIICGGSAYPRDWDYKRFREVADKVGSLLLCDMAHFSGLVAAQEVNNPFEYCDIVTTTTHKSLRGPRAGMIFFRKGPKPPKKGQPENAVYDFEDKINFSVFPSLQGGPHNHQIGALAVALKQAMSPGFKAYAKQVKANAAALGKFLMGKGYSLVTSGTENHLVLWDLRPLGLTGNKVEKLCDLCNITVNKNAVFGDSSALAPGGVRIGAPAMTSRGLVEKDFEQIGEFLHRAVTITLEVQKEYGKLLKDFNKGLENNKAIEQLKADVEKFAASFDMPGFLMSEMKYKD, encoded by the exons ATGGATCCCGTGAACGTTTGGGGTAACACGCCCTTGGCCACCGTCGACCCTGAGATCTACGACCTCATTGAGAAGGAGAAGCACCGCCAGAGCCACGGCATCGAGCTCATCGCCTCCGAGAATTTCACCTCCTTCGCCGTCATCGAGGCCCTTGGCAGCGCCCTCACCAACAAATACTCCGAGGGCCTCCCCGGCAACCGCTACTACGGCGGCAATGAGTACATCGACGAGATCGAGAATCTCTGCCGCTCACGCGCCCTCCAGGCCTTCCACCTCGACCCTCAGTCTTGGGGCGTTAACGTCCAGCCTTACTCCGGCTCCCCCGCCAATTTCGCTGCCTACACTGCCGTCCTCCAGCCACATGACCGCATCATGGGGCTTGACCTCCCTTCCGGCGGTCACCTTACCCACGGTTACTACACCTCCGGTGGGAAGAAGATCTCTGCGACTTCCATTTACTTTGAGAGTTTGCCTTACAAGGTGAACAACACCACGGGATACATTGATTACGATAGGTTGGAGGAGAAGGCCTTGGATTTCAGGCCTAAGTTGATTATCTGCGGTGGTAGTGCGTACCCTAGGGATTGGGATTACAAGAGGTTCAGAGAGGTTGCTGATAAGGTCGGTTCGCTTTTGCTCTGTGACATGGCTCACTTCAGTGGCCTTGTGGCTGCTCAG GAAGTTAATAACCCATTCGAGTACTGTGATATTGTGACAACAACCACCCACAAGAGCTTGAGGGGGCCTCGGGCGGGTATGATCTTCTTCAGGAAGGGACCTAAGCCACCCAAGAAGGGGCAGCCTGAGAATGCGGTTTATGATTTCGAGGACAAGATCAACTTCTCTGTCTTCCCTTCCCTTCAGGGTGGTCCTCACAACCACCAGATCGGTGCCCTTGCTGTCGCATTGAAACAGGCTATGTCACCTGGGTTCAAGGCCTATGCTAAGCAAGTTAAGGCCAATGCGGCCGCCCTTGGGAAGTTCTTGATGGGCAAGGGATACAGTCTTGTCACCAGCGGAACTGAGAACCATCTTGTCTTGTGGGATCTCCGCCCTCTTGGATTGACTG GCAACAAGGTGGAGAAACTATGTGATCTCTGCAACATAACTGTGAACAAGAATGCTGTGTTTGGTGATAGCAGTGCCTTGGCTCCTGGAGGAGTGCGTATTG GTGCCCCTGCCATGACTTCTAGAGGTTTGGTTGAGAAGGACTTTGAGCAGATTGGAGAGTTCCTTCACCGGGCTGTGACGATCACTTTGGAGGTTCAGAAGGAGTATGGCAAACTCTTGAAAGATTTCAACAAGGGTTTGGAGAACAACAAGGCTATTGAACAGCTCAAAGCAGATGTTGAGAAGTTCGCTGCCTCATTTGACATGCCTGGCTTCCTTATGTCTGAGATGAAATATAAGGATTAG
- the LOC112792645 gene encoding uncharacterized protein: protein MSQKHYHIHKLFLFCNYILLGAASSCIFLTLSLRLFPSLCGFFLILLHAFTIAGAVSGCAAVSGDANRWYSAHMVATVLTAIFQGSISVLIFTRTGDFLVQLNSYVREDDASVILKLGGGLAALIFCLEWVVLTLAFFLKYYSYVEGSDGVAARRTAKVQGQDDLKDWPWPFQV from the coding sequence ATGAGTCAAAAGCACTATCATATCCACAAGCTTTTCTTGTTCTGCAACTACATACTCCTTGGCGCAGCCTCCAGCTGCATCttcctcaccctctctctccgcCTCTTCCCCTCCCTCTGCGGCTTCTTCTTGATCCTCCTCCACGCGTTCACCATTGCAGGCGCTGTGTCTGGCTGCGCCGCCGTTTCCGGAGATGCTAACCGCTGGTACTCTGCTCACATGGTGGCCACCGTGCTAACCGCCATATTCCAGGGATCTATTTCGGTGCTGATATTCACGAGAACTGGGGACTTTCTTGTGCAGTTGAATTCATACGTGAGGGAAGATGATGCCTCGGTGATCCTCAAACTTGGTGGGGGTCTTGCTGCTTTGATATTCTGCTTGGAATGGGTGGTCCTCACTCTTGCGTTTTTCTTGAAGTACTACTCTTATGTCGAAGGAAGTGATGGTGTTGCTGCCAGGAGAACTGCCAAGGTTCAGGGCCAAGACGATTTGAAGGATTGGCCATGGCCTTTCCAAGTTTGA
- the LOC112792646 gene encoding UDP-glucuronate 4-epimerase 6, with protein sequence MASPPDTSKSIKFLRYQSYIRRVNSSKLLKASSKILFRSTLIAALILLIFFTLHNPPISSESPHFHSHTNFLSSAFFGGGGAAWEKQVHRSATARRPGGMTVLVTGAAGFIGAHCSLALKKRGDGVLGLDNFNDYYDPSLKRARQALLSKHEIFIVEGDLNDKPLLIKLFDVVPFTHVLHLAAQAGVRYAMQNPQSYVASNVAGFVNLLEVSKEVNPQPAIVWASSSSVYGLNTENPFSELHRTDQPASLYAATKKAGEEIAHTYNHIYGLSLTGLRFFTVYGPWGRPDMAYFFFTKDILQGKTIDVYQTQEDKEVARDFTYIDDVVKGCLGALDTAEKSTGSGGKKRGPAQLRVYNLGNTSPVPVGKLVAILEGLLNVKAKKHVIRMPRNGDVPFTHANVSLANQDFGYKPTTDLAAGLRKFVKWYAGYYGVQLGQKREIISH encoded by the coding sequence ATGGCATCTCCACCAGATACAAGCAAATCCATAAAGTTTCTACGTTATCAGAGCTACATCCGAAGGGTCAACAGCTCCAAGCTCCTCAAAGCATCTTCCAAGATTCTCTTCCGATCTACGCTTATAGCTGCACTTATCCTACTCATCTTCTTCACCCTCCACAACCCTCCCATCTCATCCGAATCCCCTCACTTTCACTCCCACACTAACTTCCTCTCCTCTGCCTTCTTCGGCGGGGGCGGCGCGGCATGGGAGAAGCAGGTCCACCGCTCTGCCACCGCACGCCGCCCCGGCGGAATGACGGTCCTAGTCACCGGCGCCGCGGGTTTCATTGGAGCGCACTGCTCGTTGGCTCTAAAGAAACGTGGCGACGGTGTCTTGGGCCTGGACAACTTCAACGACTACTATGACCCGTCGTTGAAGCGCGCCAGGCAGGCCCTACTGTCGAAGCACGAGATCTTCATCGTGGAAGGTGACTTAAACGACAAGCCGTTACTCATCAAGCTCTTCGACGTCGTTCCGTTCACGCACGTGCTTCACCTAGCTGCGCAAGCCGGAGTTCGTTACGCCATGCAGAACCCGCAATCCTACGTGGCATCCAACGTCGCGGGATTCGTAAACCTTCTAGAAGTTTCCAAGGAAGTGAACCCCCAACCTGCCATTGTTTGGGCCTCTTCCAGCTCCGTCTACGGACTCAACACCGAGAACCCTTTCTCGGAGCTCCACCGTACGGACCAGCCTGCGAGCCTCTACGCCGCCACGAAGAAAGCCGGCGAGGAGATCGCGCACACGTACAACCACATCTATGGACTTTCCCTCACCGGATTAAGGTTCTTCACGGTGTATGGACCTTGGGGGAGACCTGACATGGCTTACTTCTTCTTCACGAAGGACATACTTCAGGGGAAGACCATTGATGTCTATCAGACGCAGGAGGACAAGGAGGTGGCGCGTGACTTCACGTACATAGATGACGTGGTGAAGGGGTGCCTGGGAGCGCTGGACACTGCAGAGAAGAGTACCGGGAGCGGAGGGAAGAAGCGGGGACCGGCGCAACTTAGGGTTTACAACCTTGGGAACACGTCGCCGGTGCCGGTGGGGAAGTTGGTTGCTATATTAGAAGGGTTGCTGAACGTGAAGGCAAAGAAGCACGTGATTAGGATGCCACGAAACGGCGACGTTCCGTTCACGCACGCTAATGTGAGTTTGGCTAATCAAGATTTTGGATATAAGCCCACTACCGACCTTGCCGCCGGCCTCAGAAAGTTTGTTAAGTGGTACGCTGGCTATTATGGTGTTCAATTAGGGCAAAAAAGGGAAATAATTAGTcactga